Below is a genomic region from Capsicum annuum cultivar UCD-10X-F1 unplaced genomic scaffold, UCD10Xv1.1 ctg82351, whole genome shotgun sequence.
aggatgtctctcaccggaTCGGGGCGGGacggatgaagtggaagctcgcctcgggggtgttatgtgataagaaggtgccgcccaagtttaaaggcaaattttatagggtggcagtccgtccggccatgttgtatggagcgaagtaTTGGCctgtcaagaactctcacattcaaaaactgaaggtggcagaaatatggatgttgcgctggatgtgtgggcttactagggggaTAGGGTTCAGAATGAGACTAGTCGGGATAAGGTTGGTGTGGCTTCGGTGGAGAACAAGATGCGGGAGGTCCgtttgagatggtttggacatgtgatgaggaggggcacgaatgctcccgtttgtaggtgtgagaggcttgctttagatggtttcaggcggggcaggggtaggccgaagaaatactggagagaagtgattaggcgggacatggagcagttatagcttactgaggacatgacccaaGATAGAAAGATCTGGAAGACgcgtattaggatagaaggctagtgactTTTTCGATAGGTAGGATAGGGGTGCAGTATTCTTGTTATGCTGCAATACGATTGCTTACTATTCTTATAGGGAgcgtatttatgtcatgccataTTGTTCCATGCTTTGTGTATGTTTTTAATGACTTATcttatcttgagctgggggtctatcggaaacagccttgctacttctccggaggtagtggtatggactgcgtacatcataccctccccagacctcactatgtgggaatacactgggttttttgttgttgttgttattgttgttgttgtcgcgccataattgcggaggctcactggattttgaggattgtcattttggctggctctgcgacacgttgatggctcaggtggcacactaccttactaaaaaggctctaactcttagCTAGGATGTCgaatttggacgaatttggtatcgatggaaagcttattcaattttccacatcataaaaagtgaaaatcttgaaaataccacatgtataaaagtgggattcatctttgaaacaaatctttaacatttttggaaaGATTTAAAGacaggtaaaagtatggggtattacagcctGGGCCCAGTCTCGGGACCATGCCAGAGCCCAGGCCCCCCTCCCTCACCCAGCCTCAAGACCCCCGCCTCCCCCTCCCCCGTCCAGGCGTGGGACCATGCTCGAGCCCAGGCCCCGCACTCCTCTCCAGGGTCGGGACTACACCCGAGTCCAGGCCCTGCCCTCCCTCCAGGCTCAGGACTATGCCCGAGCCCAAGCCACGCCCCAGCCCAGGCTCGAGACCATGCCCGAGCCCAAGCCCCGCCCCCTCCCCAGGCTCAGGACCACGCCCGAGCCCAAGCTCCGCCCCCTCCTTAAGCTCGGGACTATGCCCGAGCCTTCCAGGCCCCATTTCTCTCGCCAAGGATTGAGACCACGCTCGAACCCAGGCCCCCCTTCCCCGCCAAGGCTCGGGACCACGTCCGACCCCAGCCCCCGCCCCCTCCCCTTCCCCCCCCGCGCCCAGGCCCCCCTCTCCCAGGCTCAAGACCATGCCTGAACCCGAGCCCATGCTCCCCTCCCCCAGGCTCGAAACCGCGCCTAAGCCCAGGCCCTCGTCCCCTACCCCCAGGGTTGGCACCATGCCCGAGCCCcggtcccccccccccccccccccccccctccccagaCTCGGACCCACTCCAGCGCCCCCCGCCCCACCCTGCCCAGGCTCGAGACCACGCCCGAGCGCAGGCCCTGCCCCTGCCCAGGATTGAGAccatgtagacacgtgatttttttcatcctccctaaattttaacttatttatcgatattaaatatattatatttttatatttaatcacatattattttgattttttttaaaatatatattttcttttataaattttaataaataaattaatagttttaatattattttattatatttatttttgtctatttataaattgttattatattttgttaattataaaattaattaattatttttatatttatcattatttttataattattattattattattactaatatttatatatatataaaaataataattaaaaaaaagagggaaaagatttttttaaaattttaaattttttccccTCCCCTTATTCGCTTTTAACTGTTCCCCCAAAGAACCCCACTATAAAAAGGACTCACACCCCAGATGAAGGAGATATACATTCTACACCATATCTGAGATCAGATTAAAAAAGAATCAGTCAAACAGAAAAACAGAAAGGAAAAGTGAGGAAAcaagtgaaaataaaagaaagtaatcaaacaaaagggagaaaagaagaaagttgaagtTGGAATTCCGCTCAAAATTTTTGATCAcagatttcttaatttattacTCAGAGTAATTCATTACAGATTCTTCTATAATCTTGTACTATTTGTGTTATGAATTTATTGTGGAAAGCATGGGAAAAAAATGTTAAATTCATTTCAAACATTATTTAATTGTTTATATAAATGTTATGTCATTGTATGTTATATGATCAAGATTacagaatatatatatgtatatgcgttCGTATGTttaatgtgttgaatgttttaaTACTGGGTGTTAGTATcactttgttaaaaaaaaaaagaatgatttcaCTGTACACACTACTACATACACGGTTGTACATTAATTTCATACCTCCACACGGATATATTCAtcaaatgcataaacaatacttACAACAAAAATTCACAAACTGAACATACATTCATTGTAAATCACACACACTCACAGACACAGTAAAATGCATACACCACACACTATACATAGTCTTGATGGAAAAACCAGTTTAAAAAAAAACCAGCAAGAAAGAATAGAAAATCAAAAACGACACCCAAAATCCAAACTATCGCCGGAACTGGCCGGTGCCGCCATCGCCGTCATCGTCCCTTTTCCCTCTTCCACGCGACATTACCCTTTTCCCTTTCGCTGCCGCACCACCCCTTTTTCTTCTCTCCATTGCCGCGCCACCCCTTTCCTTTCCCGTCCCTCTTTCCCGCTATCAACTA
It encodes:
- the LOC124895461 gene encoding fibroin heavy chain-like — encoded protein: MVPTLGVGDEGLGLGAVSSLGEGSMGSGSGMVLSLGEGGLGAGGEGEGAGAGVGRGPEPWRGRGAWVRAWSQSLAREMGPGRLGHSPELKEGAELGLGRGPEPGEGAGLGLGHGLEPGLGRGLGSGIVLSLEGGQGLDSGVVPTLERSAGPGLEHGPTPGRGRGRRGS